One segment of Paenibacillus rhizovicinus DNA contains the following:
- a CDS encoding glycoside hydrolase family 3 protein, with translation MSEAWNNWSLREKIGQLFVFGFHGQLPSEEIKALIAEYGVAGIIYFTRNIVDAEQVHGLTSAFMDAAEHSGRPPMFIAVDQEGGMVSRLVKGVTLMPGNMALGAMGNSAGVFETASICGEQMRALGINLNYAPCVDVNNNPDNPVINVRSYSDRPEVVGELGLAAVRGYQRAGVSATVKHFPGHGDTSVDSHRDLPVLPHDRNRLEAVELVPFRAVADEADMVMTAHVCLPAIDPSGLPSTLSQPVLTGLLREELGYEGVIVTDCLEMNAIDTFYGPERGAVMALQAGADMVLVCHTASKQRAAIEAVAAAVERGDLTEARIEASLKRIMKLKEKRKVGEPLQPWSAVAPAMNTPEQASAARQWSEASVTLVKNEGGLFPLKRSAKTLVLWPSIVTVSEADELLTDDGTLGGRLAVRMSDVTERHIGDEDALEGLDAFEQIVYVSYDAAKLDNERETATRLLALAADRTVAVSVRNPLDLLVYPEVSTFIAVYECRPLALESAARALVGEIQPQGRLPLTLSEQYPFGWRWEA, from the coding sequence ATGAGCGAGGCTTGGAACAATTGGAGTTTGCGGGAGAAAATCGGTCAGCTGTTCGTGTTTGGCTTTCATGGACAACTACCGTCTGAAGAGATCAAGGCGTTAATCGCCGAATACGGCGTTGCCGGCATCATCTATTTCACGCGCAACATCGTCGATGCGGAGCAGGTACACGGATTGACGTCGGCGTTCATGGATGCCGCCGAGCATTCGGGGCGGCCCCCGATGTTTATTGCCGTCGACCAGGAAGGCGGCATGGTATCGCGTCTCGTCAAAGGCGTAACATTGATGCCCGGCAACATGGCCCTCGGGGCGATGGGCAATTCCGCCGGCGTATTCGAGACGGCATCCATCTGCGGCGAGCAGATGCGCGCGCTCGGCATCAACTTGAACTACGCGCCTTGCGTAGACGTTAACAACAATCCGGATAACCCTGTCATCAACGTTCGCTCCTACAGCGACCGTCCTGAGGTAGTGGGCGAGCTGGGCCTTGCCGCCGTTCGCGGTTATCAGCGCGCGGGAGTGAGCGCTACGGTCAAGCATTTCCCGGGCCATGGCGATACGAGCGTCGACTCGCACCGGGATTTGCCCGTGCTGCCTCATGACCGCAATCGGCTGGAGGCGGTCGAGCTGGTGCCGTTCCGGGCAGTTGCGGACGAGGCCGACATGGTCATGACCGCACATGTGTGCCTGCCGGCGATCGATCCGTCCGGGCTACCTTCGACTTTGTCGCAGCCGGTGCTTACGGGGCTGCTTCGGGAGGAGCTCGGTTATGAAGGAGTCATCGTGACGGATTGCTTGGAAATGAATGCGATCGATACGTTCTACGGCCCGGAACGGGGCGCTGTCATGGCGCTTCAGGCCGGGGCGGACATGGTGCTGGTCTGTCACACCGCGAGCAAGCAGCGTGCGGCTATCGAAGCGGTTGCCGCAGCCGTCGAGCGCGGTGATCTGACCGAAGCGCGGATCGAAGCGTCCTTGAAGCGGATCATGAAGCTGAAGGAGAAACGTAAAGTCGGCGAGCCGCTTCAACCTTGGTCAGCGGTAGCGCCTGCGATGAATACGCCTGAACAAGCCTCTGCCGCTAGACAGTGGAGCGAGGCTTCGGTAACGCTCGTCAAGAACGAAGGCGGTCTGTTCCCGCTCAAGCGTTCCGCAAAGACGCTCGTGCTCTGGCCTTCTATCGTTACCGTCTCGGAAGCGGATGAATTGCTGACGGACGACGGCACGCTCGGCGGCCGGCTCGCGGTTCGCATGTCCGATGTAACGGAACGTCATATCGGCGATGAAGATGCATTGGAAGGACTCGATGCCTTCGAGCAGATCGTCTATGTCAGTTATGATGCGGCGAAGCTCGACAACGAGCGTGAGACGGCAACCCGTCTATTGGCGCTTGCTGCCGATCGCACCGTAGCCGTCTCGGTCCGTAATCCGCTCGATCTACTCGTTTATCCGGAAGTGTCGACGTTTATTGCCGTCTATGAATGCCGCCCGTTAGCGCTGGAATCCGCAGCTCGTGCACTCGTCGGCGAAATTCAGCCGCAGGGACGCCTTCCGCTGACACTGTCGGAGCAGTACCCGTTCGGCTGGCGCTGGGAAGCGTAG